A region from the Citrobacter koseri ATCC BAA-895 genome encodes:
- the flgB gene encoding flagellar basal body rod protein FlgB — protein sequence MLDKLDAALRFQQEALNLRAQRQEVLAANIANADTPGYQARDMDFASELKKVMVRGREETGGIALKLTSAQHIPAQTVASPSVDLLYRIPDQPSLDGNTVDMDRERTQFADNSLKYQTGLTVLGGQIKGMMNVLQGGN from the coding sequence ATGCTCGATAAGCTCGATGCCGCCTTACGTTTTCAACAGGAAGCGCTGAATCTGCGCGCTCAACGCCAGGAGGTGTTGGCCGCCAATATCGCTAACGCCGACACCCCTGGGTATCAGGCGCGTGATATGGATTTCGCCAGCGAACTCAAAAAAGTCATGGTGCGTGGCCGGGAAGAAACCGGCGGAATCGCGTTGAAGCTCACCTCTGCACAACACATTCCGGCCCAGACCGTCGCGTCTCCTTCGGTGGATCTGCTCTACCGTATTCCTGACCAGCCGTCCCTTGATGGCAATACCGTCGATATGGACCGCGAGCGTACGCAGTTTGCGGATAACAGTCTGAAATACCAGACGGGCCTCACCGTGTTGGGTGGACAAATCAAAGGCATGATGAATGTGCTACAGGGAGGAAACTAA
- the flgA gene encoding flagellar basal body P-ring formation chaperone FlgA — MQTLKRGIALLALLFSPLTMAQDLNAQLTDWFSQRLAGFSDDVVVTIRTSPNLLPNCEQPALSVTGSAKLWGHVNVLARCANEKRYLQVNVQATGNYVVAAAPVARGGALGPANITLKRGRLDQLPPRTVLDINQIQDAVSLRDLVPGQPIQLSMLRQAWRIKAGQRVLVVANGDGFSVNAEGQALNNAAVAQNARVRMLSGQVVSGTVDPDGNILINL, encoded by the coding sequence ATGCAAACGTTAAAACGTGGAATAGCGCTGCTGGCGCTGCTGTTCAGCCCCCTGACGATGGCTCAGGATCTGAATGCCCAGTTAACGGACTGGTTTTCTCAGCGTCTGGCAGGGTTCAGCGATGACGTCGTCGTCACGATCCGCACGTCGCCCAATCTGTTGCCGAATTGCGAACAGCCCGCGCTGAGCGTAACCGGAAGCGCGAAGTTATGGGGGCATGTGAACGTACTGGCGCGCTGCGCGAACGAAAAGCGCTACCTACAGGTAAATGTACAGGCAACGGGGAATTACGTTGTTGCCGCGGCCCCCGTCGCCCGTGGCGGTGCGCTTGGCCCGGCTAACATCACGCTAAAACGCGGACGGCTGGATCAGCTTCCCCCGCGAACCGTCCTGGACATTAACCAGATTCAGGACGCCGTCAGCTTGCGCGACCTCGTTCCCGGGCAGCCAATACAGCTCAGTATGTTGCGCCAGGCATGGCGGATAAAAGCTGGTCAGCGCGTTCTGGTGGTGGCGAACGGCGACGGATTTAGCGTCAATGCGGAAGGCCAGGCACTGAACAATGCCGCCGTCGCGCAAAACGCGCGCGTACGCATGTTGTCAGGCCAGGTCGTGAGTGGAACCGTCGATCCTGATGGGAATATTCTTATTAATCTATAA
- the flgM gene encoding flagellar biosynthesis anti-sigma factor FlgM has translation MSIDRTSPLKPVSTVQSRETSDAPVQKARQEKASTTTSTSVKLSDAQAKLMQPGTSDINMERVETLKTAIRNGELKMDTGKIADSLIREAQSYLQSK, from the coding sequence ATGAGCATTGACCGTACCTCACCTTTGAAGCCCGTTAGCACTGTCCAATCGCGCGAAACCAGCGATGCGCCGGTACAAAAAGCGCGTCAGGAAAAAGCGTCAACCACGACCAGTACCAGTGTGAAGTTAAGCGATGCTCAGGCGAAACTGATGCAACCCGGCACCAGCGACATCAATATGGAGCGCGTGGAAACCCTGAAAACGGCGATTCGTAACGGTGAGTTGAAGATGGACACCGGTAAAATTGCAGACTCGCTGATCCGCGAGGCGCAGAGCTACTTACAGAGTAAATAA
- the flgN gene encoding flagella biosynthesis chaperone FlgN, translating to MTRLSEILDHMTAVLNDLKKVMDAEQQQLSVGHINGSQLQRITEEKSSLLATLDYLEQQRRLEQDAQRNVNDDVARRWQAITEKTQHLRDLNQHNGWLLEGQIERNHQALDMLKPHQEPTLYGANGQTASPHRGGKKISI from the coding sequence ATGACTCGTCTGTCAGAAATTCTGGATCATATGACGGCTGTCCTCAATGACCTGAAAAAGGTGATGGATGCCGAGCAGCAGCAGCTCTCCGTAGGTCACATTAACGGTAGCCAGTTACAGCGTATTACAGAAGAAAAAAGCTCTTTACTGGCGACGCTGGATTATCTGGAGCAGCAGCGCCGTCTTGAACAAGATGCGCAGCGTAACGTTAATGATGATGTCGCCAGACGCTGGCAGGCGATTACGGAAAAAACGCAGCATTTACGCGATCTCAACCAACATAATGGTTGGCTGCTGGAAGGGCAGATTGAACGGAATCATCAGGCGCTCGACATGCTGAAACCGCATCAGGAACCGACGCTGTATGGCGCGAACGGTCAAACCGCCTCTCCCCACCGTGGCGGGAAAAAAATCTCTATCTGA